A single region of the Phycisphaerae bacterium RAS1 genome encodes:
- the minD_1 gene encoding Septum site-determining protein MinD, translating to MAIQLRISLFSHTGSVEPAVEAAFRAISEVRVVEACSGWEQLQTQLQADSVDAVAVDLDQDDAKFGLHIVQRIAEVCPDCAIIGLSASTDPNVIIAAMRAGCGQFVRIPIDDADLRTAIERIRRSRSPAEMGGRRICVLGSSGGAGATTVACNLAIELAGLLHRRTALVDMNLAFGDVACAFDCTPKYTLADVCRSDLEIDKTLLDGALHELPCNVSILARPNEMDLSVSAVAPDRVEHMFDALAAMFPFVVADLPRAFTPTTMAALSRADRVLIVTQLAVPFIRNAVRAYEFLLHAGADEERVEIVLNRRNASHDRIKPEEIESHFGRPLFAVIPNDYKRITASRDLGHPMMTDAPNSPARLAIHEMARVLASDMLGAPIEQEATGGLFGMFKKKKARARAGVVS from the coding sequence ATGGCGATCCAACTGCGGATCAGTCTGTTCAGCCACACCGGATCCGTCGAGCCGGCGGTCGAGGCGGCGTTTCGCGCGATCAGCGAAGTGCGCGTGGTCGAAGCCTGCTCGGGTTGGGAGCAGCTCCAGACGCAGTTGCAGGCCGACTCCGTAGACGCCGTCGCCGTCGATCTCGATCAGGACGACGCCAAGTTCGGCCTGCACATCGTGCAGCGCATCGCCGAAGTCTGCCCGGATTGCGCCATCATCGGGCTGAGCGCCAGCACTGATCCCAACGTCATCATCGCCGCCATGCGGGCCGGTTGCGGCCAGTTCGTGCGTATCCCGATCGATGACGCCGATCTCCGCACGGCCATCGAGCGGATTCGCCGTTCGCGCTCCCCGGCCGAGATGGGCGGCCGACGCATTTGCGTGCTCGGATCGTCCGGCGGCGCCGGCGCGACGACCGTCGCCTGCAATCTGGCGATCGAGCTGGCCGGTCTGCTGCATCGCCGGACGGCGCTGGTCGACATGAACCTGGCCTTCGGCGACGTGGCCTGCGCGTTCGACTGCACGCCGAAGTACACGCTGGCCGACGTCTGCCGATCCGACCTGGAAATCGACAAGACGCTGCTCGACGGGGCGCTGCACGAGCTGCCCTGCAACGTCTCGATCCTGGCCCGCCCCAACGAAATGGACCTGAGCGTCAGCGCAGTCGCGCCCGACCGCGTGGAACACATGTTCGACGCGCTGGCCGCCATGTTCCCCTTCGTCGTGGCCGACCTGCCGCGCGCCTTCACGCCGACGACGATGGCGGCGCTGTCCCGCGCCGATCGCGTGCTGATCGTCACGCAACTCGCGGTCCCCTTCATCCGCAACGCGGTCCGGGCCTACGAGTTCCTGCTGCACGCCGGCGCGGATGAGGAGCGCGTTGAAATCGTCCTCAACCGCCGCAACGCCAGCCACGACCGGATCAAGCCCGAGGAGATTGAATCGCACTTCGGCCGGCCGTTGTTCGCCGTTATTCCGAACGACTACAAGCGCATCACGGCCTCGCGCGACCTGGGGCACCCGATGATGACCGATGCGCCCAACAGCCCGGCACGCCTGGCGATCCACGAAATGGCCCGCGTCCTGGCCTCGGATATGCTCGGTGCGCCCATCGAACAGGAAGCGACCGGCGGACTGTTCGGCATGTTCAAGAAGAAGAAGGCCCGCGCACGCGCGGGCGTCGTCTCCTGA
- a CDS encoding FG-GAP repeat protein → MTSSKPVLVLRTTLTVVLACFVGCKFSDDALVDGSLVDNGNVNDNTSGGTGDTPFPDDNSAFTENLIQSRTFTHGTAVVTSTHQVTDITRRPIQIDFNRDGKVDPVISYGETTAVVQILYSRGAKGVTDFLSLTLDSKRDMENLADVAVGDIDGDGNLDICGAAEGAVWYLHHPSDGNTLDLAAWGNLNPDDELRERIDGSYALLTDAELEAIIAQALGPGVNLDDYIVTIEQLYTNVEIGDFDNDGDNDIASSRSFIINLNPKPDIPVEPVQIVDGDVLVFANPGFATDGHGWTAVSAGRHERQTRLDRDGAAGLLACDMDSDGDLDLVSAASKDNNAQVAWFENPGTLDPATAWPQWRVGSVRNAYAIDIFDLTGDGKPDVVATGTEQQQLMLFEQPADTPKRTYDWNTYVVATFEAYDPLDVKAVDIDDDGVKELVVSATQGAVRYFEVKTTPRDVWDAKVVTTYDPPGDVGLLGYGDLDGDGDIDIIAVLSPEDDNASRVTWIRNDLGTAP, encoded by the coding sequence ATGACGTCTTCGAAGCCCGTGCTCGTGCTGCGCACGACGCTCACCGTCGTTCTGGCCTGTTTCGTCGGCTGCAAGTTCAGCGACGACGCGCTGGTCGACGGTTCGCTGGTTGACAACGGGAACGTCAATGACAACACATCCGGGGGGACCGGCGACACGCCCTTCCCGGACGACAACAGCGCCTTCACCGAGAACCTCATCCAGTCGCGGACCTTCACGCACGGCACGGCGGTCGTGACGAGCACGCACCAGGTCACCGATATCACGCGGCGGCCGATCCAGATCGACTTCAATCGCGACGGCAAGGTCGATCCGGTCATTTCGTATGGCGAGACGACGGCGGTTGTTCAGATTCTCTACAGCCGGGGCGCCAAGGGCGTCACCGATTTTCTCAGCCTGACGCTGGACAGCAAGCGCGACATGGAAAACCTGGCCGACGTGGCGGTCGGGGACATCGACGGCGACGGCAATCTGGACATCTGCGGGGCGGCGGAAGGCGCGGTGTGGTACCTGCACCATCCCAGCGACGGAAACACGCTCGACCTGGCCGCGTGGGGCAATCTGAATCCGGATGACGAGCTGCGCGAGCGAATCGACGGCAGCTACGCGCTTTTGACCGACGCCGAGCTGGAAGCGATCATCGCCCAGGCGCTGGGCCCGGGCGTGAATCTCGACGACTACATCGTGACGATTGAACAGCTCTATACGAACGTCGAGATCGGCGACTTCGACAACGACGGCGACAACGACATCGCCTCGTCGCGCAGCTTCATCATCAATCTGAATCCCAAGCCGGACATCCCCGTCGAACCCGTGCAGATCGTGGACGGCGACGTGCTGGTCTTCGCGAACCCCGGTTTCGCCACCGACGGCCACGGCTGGACCGCCGTCAGCGCCGGCCGTCACGAGCGGCAGACGCGGCTGGATCGCGACGGGGCGGCGGGGCTGCTGGCCTGCGACATGGACTCCGACGGCGACCTCGACCTGGTTTCGGCCGCGTCGAAGGACAACAACGCACAGGTGGCCTGGTTCGAGAACCCCGGCACGCTCGATCCGGCCACGGCCTGGCCGCAGTGGCGCGTCGGCAGCGTCCGCAACGCGTACGCGATCGATATTTTCGACCTCACCGGGGACGGCAAGCCGGACGTGGTCGCCACTGGCACCGAGCAGCAACAACTGATGCTCTTTGAGCAGCCCGCGGACACGCCCAAGCGCACCTACGACTGGAACACGTACGTGGTCGCGACGTTTGAGGCCTACGATCCGCTGGACGTCAAGGCGGTGGACATTGACGACGACGGTGTGAAGGAGCTGGTGGTCAGCGCGACGCAAGGCGCTGTCCGCTACTTCGAGGTGAAAACGACACCGCGCGACGTGTGGGACGCCAAAGTCGTCACCACTTACGATCCGCCCGGCGACGTCGGTCTGCTCGGCTACGGCGATCTGGACGGCGACGGTGATATCGACATCATCGCCGTGCTCAGCCCCGAAGACGACAACGCCTCGCGCGTGACCTGGATTCGCAACGACCTGGGCACGGCGCCCTGA
- the rfaC gene encoding Lipopolysaccharide heptosyltransferase 1 has product MAREPGAARRYDRILLIKPSSLGDVVHALPVLAALRRRYPHAHIAWLIGASFAPLLDGHPLLSEIIPFDRRRFGRMLQQADALDEFGRFVCDLRAREFDLVIDLQGLVRSGFLAWASGAGRRIGFADAREFAWLFYTDRVACPADMHAVDKNLRVLAALGIDNAPAEFPLALDGRQRSAARELLCRAAGRELGAFIAIVPGARWPSKIWPAGRFVELINRMGAEGDWPPAVLLGGPDERALADEIVAGTSQAVIDLVGRTSLRELAALLAEAQLVVCCDSGPMHIAAALDRPTAAVFGPTSPALTGPYSSRARTVSLPLPCAPCHERLCPLGHHACLRDLEVAVVLSAMSALRDR; this is encoded by the coding sequence ATGGCGCGCGAACCCGGCGCCGCGCGGCGCTACGACCGCATTCTGCTGATCAAGCCCAGTTCGCTGGGCGACGTCGTGCATGCGCTGCCGGTCCTGGCGGCGCTGCGGCGCCGCTATCCGCACGCGCACATCGCGTGGCTCATCGGCGCTTCGTTCGCGCCGCTGCTTGACGGCCATCCCCTGCTGAGCGAGATCATCCCCTTCGACCGCCGCCGTTTCGGCCGCATGCTGCAGCAGGCTGACGCGCTCGACGAATTCGGCCGATTCGTCTGCGACCTGCGGGCGCGTGAATTCGACCTGGTCATCGATCTCCAGGGGCTGGTCCGCAGCGGCTTTCTGGCCTGGGCCAGCGGGGCCGGGCGCCGCATCGGATTCGCCGACGCGCGCGAATTCGCCTGGCTGTTCTACACGGATCGCGTCGCCTGCCCGGCGGACATGCACGCGGTCGACAAGAACCTGCGCGTACTGGCCGCGCTCGGAATCGACAATGCGCCGGCGGAGTTTCCCCTGGCGCTCGACGGTCGGCAGCGGAGCGCGGCGCGCGAGCTGCTTTGTCGCGCCGCCGGCCGGGAACTTGGCGCGTTCATCGCGATCGTCCCCGGGGCGCGCTGGCCTTCCAAAATCTGGCCGGCCGGCCGGTTCGTCGAACTGATCAATCGCATGGGCGCCGAAGGAGACTGGCCGCCGGCGGTGCTGCTGGGCGGACCGGACGAGCGCGCCCTGGCCGACGAGATCGTGGCTGGGACATCGCAGGCGGTGATCGACCTGGTCGGTCGCACCAGCCTGCGCGAGCTGGCTGCCCTGCTGGCCGAGGCACAGCTCGTCGTCTGTTGTGATTCGGGCCCCATGCACATTGCCGCCGCCCTCGACCGGCCGACTGCGGCCGTCTTCGGTCCGACCTCGCCGGCGCTTACCGGACCCTATTCGAGCCGGGCCCGGACCGTGAGCCTGCCGCTTCCCTGCGCGCCGTGCCACGAGCGGCTCTGCCCGCTGGGTCATCATGCCTGCCTGCGCGACCTGGAAGTAGCGGTCGTGCTATCCGCCATGAGCGCATTGCGCGACCGATAG
- the daip_1 gene encoding Dispase autolysis-inducing protein precursor: MRNSSQRLSFSALLATMLVGCAQTTPTVAQSSPAENRVAAAEPLRVGASAGETRDAARTLKPDDFKGLAWRSVGPANMGGRVADVAINPGNAKTYYVGYGTSGLFKTTNAGTTFAALFDKEATASIGSVAAADAPGDWPGWKSEPPPPAPLTAEEEKNRGKGKIVWVGTGEGNGRNSSSYGRGVYRSTDGGATFKNVGLPDSHDIPRLAVDPRSPDVCYVAALGHLWGANAERGIYKTSDGGATWQHVLKIDENTGAIDVIVDPKKPDTVYAAMYQRRRTAWSFKSGGTEGGIYRSRDAGATWSKLTNGLPEQTGRIGLDAYVGNPQIVYAVIESDLGGAGVEPFDNRSRSGGVFRSEDGGDTWKRLSEFTPRSFYFSKIRIDPKNDQRVYVLGYGLSISDDGGKTFRAGGARKPHGDLHAMVIDPGDTDHLLLGTDGGVYSSFDRGQTWNFLNYLATGEFYNVAVDNSDPYRIGGGLQDNGSWIGPSATGWQGRDEFWDEGATGFGITNADWWFINDGDGFHVAFDPADRSIVYAESQGGVLVRIHLDTGRRKLIRPGEKEGNPRYRFNWNSPFLVSPHDASVLYLGGNHVFKLLERGERWERISDDLSTRDPAKIMSVGSDAETHGTVVSLAESPLNKGTLWAGTDDGLIHVTRDDGKTWTNVTPAEVSGWYIAKIEPSHHAAETAYVAVDGHRNDHMDPHIFMTADTGKTWKAIESDLPKGAHVKCIREDHWNADVLYAGSEQAAYVSIDRGQHWTKMNGESLPTVAVDDIVQHPRETDLVAGTHGRSIYVFDDASALSQTTPAVLSSELHLFAPLAARPRLFLDYQGLWGDQFFKAANPPAGAKINYWVREFTGDPVTINISTTDGVHVRKLTGSNRPGYNRVVWDLLQEPYDRHDYLDETMLGQKRFVPAGEYRVTISYGKRVAATTVRVLAGP, encoded by the coding sequence ATGCGAAACTCCAGCCAGCGCCTGTCGTTTTCCGCGCTTCTCGCCACCATGCTCGTCGGCTGCGCGCAAACCACGCCGACCGTGGCGCAGTCCTCGCCGGCGGAAAACCGCGTCGCTGCGGCCGAGCCGCTGCGCGTCGGAGCCTCCGCGGGAGAGACGCGGGACGCTGCGCGCACGCTCAAGCCTGACGACTTCAAAGGCCTCGCCTGGCGCAGCGTCGGACCGGCCAACATGGGCGGGCGCGTGGCGGACGTCGCGATCAACCCGGGCAATGCGAAGACGTATTACGTCGGCTACGGCACCAGTGGGCTATTCAAGACCACCAACGCCGGAACGACGTTCGCAGCGCTTTTCGACAAGGAAGCCACGGCGTCGATCGGTTCCGTGGCCGCGGCCGACGCGCCCGGCGATTGGCCCGGCTGGAAGAGCGAGCCGCCGCCGCCCGCGCCGCTGACCGCCGAAGAGGAGAAAAACCGCGGCAAAGGCAAGATCGTCTGGGTCGGCACCGGCGAGGGCAACGGCCGCAACAGCTCCTCCTACGGTCGCGGCGTCTATCGCTCGACGGACGGCGGCGCGACGTTCAAGAACGTCGGCCTGCCCGATTCGCACGACATTCCACGCCTCGCCGTCGATCCGCGAAGTCCGGACGTGTGCTACGTTGCTGCGCTCGGACATCTCTGGGGAGCGAACGCCGAGCGAGGCATATACAAGACTTCCGACGGCGGTGCGACCTGGCAGCACGTGCTCAAGATTGATGAGAACACCGGAGCGATCGATGTGATCGTCGATCCGAAAAAACCGGACACCGTCTACGCCGCGATGTACCAGCGCCGCCGCACGGCCTGGAGCTTCAAGAGCGGCGGGACCGAGGGCGGCATCTATCGCTCACGCGACGCGGGCGCGACGTGGAGCAAACTCACCAACGGCCTGCCGGAGCAGACCGGCCGCATCGGATTGGACGCCTATGTCGGCAATCCGCAAATCGTCTACGCCGTGATCGAGTCGGACCTGGGCGGCGCCGGCGTCGAGCCGTTTGACAACCGCAGCCGCAGCGGCGGCGTGTTTCGTTCCGAGGACGGCGGCGACACCTGGAAGCGCCTCAGTGAATTCACGCCGCGCAGTTTCTATTTCTCGAAAATTCGCATCGATCCGAAAAATGATCAGCGCGTCTACGTGCTCGGCTACGGCCTGTCGATTTCCGACGACGGCGGCAAGACCTTTCGCGCCGGCGGGGCACGCAAGCCGCACGGCGACCTGCACGCCATGGTCATCGACCCCGGCGACACCGATCACCTTCTGCTCGGCACCGACGGCGGCGTCTACTCATCATTCGATCGCGGCCAGACGTGGAATTTTCTGAACTACCTCGCAACCGGCGAGTTCTACAACGTCGCCGTCGATAATAGCGACCCCTACCGCATCGGCGGCGGCCTTCAGGATAACGGCTCGTGGATCGGTCCCAGCGCCACCGGCTGGCAGGGGCGCGACGAGTTTTGGGATGAGGGTGCGACCGGCTTCGGCATCACGAACGCTGACTGGTGGTTCATCAATGACGGCGATGGATTTCACGTCGCCTTCGATCCGGCCGATCGCAGCATCGTCTATGCCGAGTCGCAGGGCGGCGTGCTGGTTCGCATCCACCTCGACACCGGCCGTAGAAAGCTCATCAGGCCCGGCGAGAAAGAGGGCAACCCGCGCTACCGCTTCAATTGGAACAGCCCGTTCCTCGTCTCGCCGCATGATGCGAGCGTGCTCTACCTCGGCGGCAATCACGTTTTCAAGCTGCTCGAGCGGGGCGAGCGCTGGGAGCGCATCAGCGACGATCTCTCGACGCGCGATCCGGCCAAGATCATGAGCGTCGGCTCAGACGCCGAGACGCACGGCACGGTCGTCTCCCTGGCCGAATCGCCGCTGAACAAAGGCACGCTCTGGGCCGGCACGGATGACGGACTGATCCACGTCACGCGCGATGACGGAAAAACGTGGACCAACGTCACTCCCGCCGAAGTCAGCGGCTGGTACATCGCCAAGATCGAGCCGTCGCACCACGCGGCGGAAACGGCGTATGTCGCGGTAGACGGCCATCGCAACGATCACATGGACCCGCACATCTTCATGACCGCCGACACGGGCAAGACCTGGAAAGCGATCGAAAGCGATCTGCCGAAGGGCGCCCACGTGAAGTGCATCCGCGAGGACCACTGGAACGCCGACGTGCTCTACGCCGGCAGCGAGCAGGCGGCGTACGTCTCCATCGATCGCGGGCAGCACTGGACGAAAATGAACGGCGAGTCGCTGCCGACCGTCGCGGTCGACGACATCGTGCAGCATCCGCGCGAGACAGACCTCGTGGCGGGGACTCATGGGCGGTCGATCTACGTCTTCGACGACGCCTCGGCCCTGTCACAGACCACGCCGGCCGTACTCAGCAGCGAGCTGCACCTCTTCGCGCCGCTAGCGGCCAGGCCGCGCCTGTTCTTGGATTACCAGGGATTGTGGGGCGACCAGTTCTTCAAGGCGGCCAACCCGCCCGCGGGGGCGAAGATCAACTACTGGGTGCGTGAGTTCACCGGCGACCCGGTGACGATCAACATCTCGACTACCGACGGCGTTCATGTTCGCAAGCTCACCGGTTCGAACCGGCCCGGCTACAACCGCGTGGTCTGGGACTTGCTGCAAGAGCCGTACGATCGTCACGATTACTTGGATGAGACCATGCTGGGGCAAAAGCGATTCGTGCCGGCAGGGGAGTACCGGGTGACGATCAGCTACGGCAAACGCGTGGCGGCGACGACCGTGCGCGTACTGGCGGGGCCGTAG
- the desA3 gene encoding Stearoyl-CoA 9-desaturase — MQNTTEPLPADSSKRALRFQSPDTFRQALRRRVEDYFATTGRRPRDCPRMYAKSAIILTGCTAAYVVLVLLAGVWWLAIPLAVMLGLALASAAFNIQHDGGHGAYSEHRWINKLASLTLDLLGGSSYMWARKHNSIHHSYTNVAGHDDDINIGPLGRLSPQQKRLRIHRLQHIYLWVLYGFLPVKWHVYDDFRDLVTGRTGGHHFPRPRGWDLATFIGGKLLFFSLAFGLPMLLHPWWCVLVFYGIASYVQGLTLSVVFQMAHCVEQAEFPQPQPGTGQIETCWAEHQVETTVDFAPRNRLLAWFVGGLNFQVEHHLFPQICHVHYPAIAPLVRETCREFGLTYRYYETFLAGLVSHYRWLRRMGRPVPA; from the coding sequence GTGCAGAACACGACCGAACCCCTCCCGGCAGACAGCAGCAAGCGTGCGTTGAGATTCCAATCGCCCGACACGTTCCGCCAGGCCCTGCGGCGTCGCGTGGAGGACTATTTCGCGACGACCGGCCGGCGACCGCGCGATTGCCCGCGCATGTACGCCAAATCCGCGATCATCCTCACCGGCTGCACGGCCGCCTACGTCGTACTGGTCCTGCTCGCCGGCGTGTGGTGGCTGGCGATCCCGCTCGCGGTGATGCTGGGGCTGGCGCTGGCGTCGGCTGCGTTCAATATTCAGCACGACGGCGGCCACGGCGCCTATTCCGAACATCGCTGGATCAACAAGCTGGCGTCGCTGACGCTGGATCTGCTCGGCGGCAGCTCCTACATGTGGGCGCGCAAGCACAACTCCATTCATCACAGCTACACGAACGTCGCCGGGCACGACGACGATATCAACATCGGTCCACTCGGCCGCCTCTCGCCGCAGCAGAAACGCCTGCGCATTCACCGGCTGCAGCACATTTACCTGTGGGTGCTGTACGGGTTTCTGCCCGTCAAGTGGCACGTGTATGACGATTTTCGCGATCTGGTCACCGGTCGCACCGGCGGCCATCATTTTCCGCGTCCGCGCGGCTGGGACCTGGCGACGTTCATCGGCGGAAAGCTGCTTTTCTTCTCGCTGGCGTTCGGGTTGCCGATGCTGCTGCATCCGTGGTGGTGTGTGCTGGTGTTCTACGGCATCGCTTCCTACGTCCAGGGGCTGACGCTGAGCGTGGTGTTCCAGATGGCGCACTGCGTCGAACAGGCCGAGTTTCCGCAGCCGCAGCCCGGCACCGGCCAGATCGAGACCTGCTGGGCGGAGCACCAGGTGGAAACGACGGTGGATTTTGCTCCGCGCAACCGGCTGCTGGCGTGGTTTGTGGGCGGCCTGAACTTCCAGGTCGAGCACCACTTGTTCCCCCAGATATGCCACGTCCACTACCCCGCGATCGCGCCGCTGGTGCGCGAGACCTGCCGTGAGTTCGGACTCACGTACAGATACTACGAGACATTCCTCGCGGGGCTGGTGTCGCACTACCGCTGGCTGCGACGAATGGGTCGGCCGGTTCCCGCGTAG
- the nrgA gene encoding Ammonium transporter NrgA — MTLTLLQSTAPAIDAGSTAWMLTSSALVLLMVPGLALFYGGLVRPKNILSTMMQSFVAMAVIGLQWVLIGYALSFGASFGGLIGWDWKLVGLHGLPYTANYADKAIPEYVFVMFQGKFAIITPALISGAIAERIKFSGYVLFIILWSTLIYDPLAHWVWASGGWLFQMGVLDFAGGTVVHISSGVSALVLALLVGKRRDYPQTAILPNNLTMTLTGAGLLWFGWFGFNAGSAVAVEHPVAGAVAGLAFTTTQTAAAAAALTWMLIEWLHHGKPSSLGLASGILAGLVAVTPAAGHITPLWAMLMGAVASVVCFGALQLKPRLGYDDSLDAFGVHGVGGIWGALATGLFCSMPVAGLLAGGGFGQLGKQAVGVAATIAFAAVGTLIIAGIVQATVGLRAEPQHESDGLDISVHGERGYHLDL, encoded by the coding sequence GTGACGCTCACACTGCTCCAATCCACGGCCCCGGCCATCGACGCCGGCAGCACCGCCTGGATGCTCACCAGCTCCGCGCTCGTGCTGCTCATGGTCCCCGGCCTGGCGCTCTTTTACGGCGGACTCGTCCGCCCCAAGAACATTCTCTCCACGATGATGCAGAGCTTCGTGGCGATGGCCGTGATCGGCCTTCAGTGGGTGCTGATCGGCTACGCGCTCAGCTTCGGCGCCAGCTTTGGCGGGCTGATCGGTTGGGACTGGAAGCTGGTCGGCCTGCACGGCCTGCCCTACACGGCCAACTACGCCGACAAGGCGATTCCCGAATACGTGTTCGTCATGTTTCAGGGCAAGTTCGCGATCATCACGCCGGCGCTGATCAGCGGGGCGATCGCCGAGCGGATCAAGTTTTCAGGATATGTGCTGTTCATCATTCTCTGGTCCACGCTGATCTATGATCCGCTGGCGCACTGGGTCTGGGCCAGCGGCGGCTGGCTGTTTCAGATGGGCGTGCTCGATTTCGCCGGCGGGACGGTGGTGCATATTTCGTCGGGCGTTTCGGCCCTCGTCCTCGCGCTGCTCGTGGGCAAGCGCCGCGACTATCCGCAAACCGCAATTCTGCCGAACAACCTGACGATGACGCTGACCGGGGCGGGGTTGCTTTGGTTCGGCTGGTTCGGCTTCAACGCGGGAAGCGCCGTGGCAGTCGAGCATCCGGTGGCCGGCGCAGTCGCGGGGCTGGCGTTCACGACAACGCAAACGGCGGCCGCCGCGGCGGCGCTCACCTGGATGCTGATCGAATGGCTGCACCACGGTAAGCCGAGCAGCCTGGGGTTGGCGTCGGGGATTCTGGCCGGGCTGGTCGCGGTGACTCCGGCGGCCGGGCACATCACGCCGCTCTGGGCGATGCTGATGGGCGCGGTGGCGTCCGTGGTCTGCTTTGGCGCCTTGCAGCTCAAGCCGCGGCTGGGCTATGACGATTCACTGGACGCCTTCGGCGTGCACGGCGTGGGCGGCATCTGGGGCGCGCTGGCGACCGGGCTGTTCTGCTCGATGCCGGTGGCGGGGCTGCTGGCCGGCGGCGGCTTCGGGCAACTCGGCAAGCAGGCCGTCGGCGTGGCGGCGACGATCGCGTTCGCCGCCGTCGGGACGCTGATCATCGCGGGTATCGTGCAGGCCACGGTTGGGCTGCGGGCCGAGCCGCAGCACGAGAGCGACGGGCTGGACATCAGCGTTCACGGCGAACGCGGGTATCATCTGGATCTGTAG
- the glnB_1 gene encoding Nitrogen regulatory protein P-II, which produces MKLVIAIIRPERLEAVQTALRGVLDEADNYRLTVQPVEGHGRLRGEVEYIRGQEVRPQLVRRVQITIGVNDGYVEKTVGAILTAARTQPGGAVGDGKIFVVPLEECVRIRTGERGGTAI; this is translated from the coding sequence ATGAAACTGGTCATTGCCATCATCCGACCCGAGCGGCTCGAAGCCGTGCAGACCGCGCTGCGCGGCGTATTGGACGAAGCGGACAACTACCGCCTGACCGTTCAGCCGGTGGAGGGGCACGGGCGGCTGCGCGGCGAGGTCGAGTACATCCGCGGGCAGGAAGTCCGCCCGCAGTTGGTGCGCCGCGTGCAGATTACGATCGGCGTCAACGACGGGTATGTCGAAAAGACGGTCGGCGCGATCCTTACCGCGGCGCGGACGCAGCCCGGCGGCGCCGTAGGCGACGGAAAGATATTCGTGGTGCCGCTCGAGGAGTGCGTGCGTATCCGCACCGGCGAGCGCGGCGGCACGGCGATCTGA
- the surE gene encoding 5'-nucleotidase SurE has product MRILVTNDDGILAPGIEALYRAAAEFGHVDVVAPETSQSAMGHAITVLSPMTVHRVHVNNTFHGWSVDGRPADCVKLAMMELLDARPDFVLSGINHGANTGMNLLYSGTVAGAAEGAFLGVPAMAVSLELSEELDFERATRIARQCFASFIASKPAPGACLNVNIPSADRGTPRGVRVCPQAMVTMEDHYRKTVGQQGHTIYWLDGRLPHPDQCPDSDYAALCEGYVTITPLRFDMTDHARLGEVGGQAWPERFDA; this is encoded by the coding sequence GTGCGAATTCTCGTCACCAACGACGACGGCATCCTGGCGCCCGGCATCGAGGCGCTGTATCGCGCCGCGGCCGAATTCGGCCACGTGGATGTCGTCGCCCCGGAGACATCGCAATCCGCCATGGGCCACGCCATCACCGTGCTCTCGCCCATGACCGTGCACCGTGTGCACGTGAACAACACCTTTCACGGCTGGAGCGTGGACGGACGCCCGGCCGATTGCGTCAAACTGGCGATGATGGAGCTGCTCGACGCCCGGCCGGACTTCGTGCTCAGCGGCATCAATCACGGCGCCAACACGGGTATGAACCTGCTCTACAGCGGCACGGTCGCCGGGGCGGCGGAAGGGGCGTTCCTGGGCGTGCCGGCGATGGCGGTTTCGCTGGAGCTTTCCGAAGAGCTGGACTTCGAGCGGGCGACGCGCATCGCGCGGCAGTGCTTCGCGTCATTCATCGCGTCGAAACCCGCCCCGGGCGCGTGCCTGAACGTCAACATCCCCTCGGCGGACCGCGGCACACCGCGCGGCGTGCGCGTCTGCCCGCAGGCGATGGTGACCATGGAAGATCACTATCGCAAGACGGTCGGACAGCAGGGGCACACGATCTACTGGCTGGACGGCCGGCTGCCGCACCCGGATCAGTGTCCCGACAGCGATTACGCGGCTCTGTGCGAGGGCTACGTGACGATCACGCCGCTGCGATTCGACATGACGGATCATGCGCGGCTGGGGGAAGTCGGCGGTCAAGCATGGCCTGAGCGGTTTGACGCGTAG